A part of Desulfomicrobium baculatum DSM 4028 genomic DNA contains:
- the metF gene encoding methylenetetrahydrofolate reductase [NAD(P)H], with amino-acid sequence MRISQLLQRQEPFLSLEFFPPKDRAQWPGFFDVVRQLRALAPLFCSVTYGAGGSTQHNTLEIVTRMKQEYGLEPLAHLTCVGADRARLGSFLSGLGEAGVDNVLALRGDPPRGETSFTPDSEEFQHGSDLVSFIRQEFSDLCIGVAGYPEKHPEAPSMADDLERLRHKVASGADFVITQLFFDNDRYFDFVVRARAAGIGVPIIPGILPVQNLGALQRMLTFCGASVPEGYMRDLEHVHKVYGESGVRGLGLGYAKSQIRNLLDRGAPGVHLYTLNKADTCLDIWKDFSSRDGLK; translated from the coding sequence GTGCGTATTTCCCAGTTGCTTCAGCGGCAGGAACCTTTCCTGTCGCTGGAGTTCTTTCCCCCCAAAGACCGGGCGCAGTGGCCCGGTTTTTTTGATGTCGTGCGTCAGCTCAGAGCGCTCGCGCCCCTGTTTTGTTCCGTGACCTATGGCGCGGGCGGCAGCACCCAGCACAACACGCTGGAGATAGTGACCCGCATGAAGCAGGAATATGGCCTGGAGCCTTTGGCGCATCTGACCTGTGTCGGAGCGGACCGGGCCAGGCTTGGCTCCTTTTTGTCCGGCCTGGGTGAGGCCGGCGTCGATAACGTGCTTGCTCTGCGTGGCGACCCGCCTCGGGGTGAAACATCCTTCACCCCCGACAGTGAAGAGTTTCAGCACGGCAGCGACCTGGTCTCCTTCATCCGGCAGGAGTTTTCCGATCTGTGCATCGGCGTTGCGGGCTATCCTGAAAAACATCCCGAAGCCCCGAGCATGGCGGATGATCTGGAGCGTTTGCGACACAAGGTCGCAAGCGGCGCCGATTTCGTCATCACACAGCTTTTTTTCGATAACGACAGGTATTTCGATTTCGTGGTTAGGGCCAGGGCGGCGGGCATCGGCGTGCCCATCATCCCGGGCATTCTGCCGGTCCAGAACCTTGGGGCCCTGCAGCGCATGCTGACCTTTTGCGGGGCTTCCGTGCCTGAAGGGTACATGCGCGATCTGGAGCATGTGCACAAGGTTTACGGCGAGAGCGGGGTGCGCGGGCTGGGACTGGGTTACGCCAAGAGCCAGATCCGAAATCTGCTTGACCGGGGAGCCCCTGGAGTGCATCTCTACACTCTTAATAAAGCCGATACCTGCCTGGATATCTGGAAGGATTTTTCGAGCAGGGATGGGCTGAAGTAA
- a CDS encoding aspartate-semialdehyde dehydrogenase, whose translation MKKIPVVAVVGATGAVGREMLDTLVRRNFPHAEVRALASSRSAGTKVEFGAKKLTVQELTEDSFVGVDLALFSAGGSTSEKFAPCAVKAGCVVVDNSSAWRMDPAVPLVVPEVNPDDLAWHKGIIANPNCSTIQMVVALKPLHDAARIKRVVVSTYQAVSGTGQKAIVELENQVRQLFNGQEATNTVYPHRIAFNCLPQIDVFLDNEYTKEEMKMVLETKKIMGDDSIRVTATAVRVPVFYGHSESVNIETEKKLTSKEARAILSQAPGVRVLDNPGEKIYPMPIFAAGEDETFVGRIREDESIENGLNMFIVADNIRKGAALNAVQIAEVLLERDLLRIS comes from the coding sequence ATGAAGAAGATTCCCGTAGTGGCCGTGGTTGGCGCGACTGGCGCCGTTGGCAGAGAGATGCTCGATACGTTGGTTCGCCGGAATTTCCCCCATGCGGAAGTGCGGGCTCTTGCCTCTTCGCGCTCCGCGGGTACCAAAGTGGAATTCGGCGCGAAAAAACTGACGGTGCAGGAATTGACCGAAGATTCCTTTGTCGGCGTTGATCTGGCCCTTTTTTCCGCCGGCGGTTCCACGTCCGAAAAATTCGCGCCCTGCGCGGTCAAGGCCGGTTGCGTGGTGGTCGACAACTCCAGCGCCTGGCGCATGGACCCGGCCGTTCCCCTGGTCGTCCCCGAGGTCAACCCCGATGATCTCGCCTGGCACAAGGGCATCATCGCCAACCCCAATTGTTCGACCATCCAGATGGTCGTGGCCTTAAAACCGCTGCATGACGCCGCCCGCATCAAGCGCGTCGTGGTCTCCACCTATCAGGCTGTTTCCGGCACCGGCCAGAAGGCCATCGTCGAACTGGAAAATCAGGTGCGTCAGCTTTTCAACGGCCAGGAAGCCACCAATACGGTTTATCCGCACCGCATCGCCTTCAACTGCCTGCCCCAGATCGACGTCTTCCTGGACAACGAGTACACCAAGGAAGAGATGAAGATGGTCCTTGAGACCAAGAAGATCATGGGCGACGATTCCATTCGGGTCACCGCCACCGCCGTGCGCGTGCCGGTTTTCTACGGCCACAGCGAAAGCGTGAACATCGAGACCGAAAAGAAGCTCACCTCCAAGGAGGCCCGCGCCATCCTGTCTCAGGCTCCCGGCGTGCGCGTCCTCGATAATCCCGGCGAGAAGATCTATCCCATGCCCATTTTCGCCGCGGGCGAGGATGAGACCTTCGTGGGCCGCATCCGCGAGGACGAGAGCATCGAGAACGGCCTGAACATGTTCATCGTGGCCGACAATATCCGCAAGGGCGCGGCTCTGAACGCCGTCCAGATCGCGGAGGTGCTCCTGGAACGCGATCTTTTGCGCATTTCGTAA